Proteins from a genomic interval of Oreochromis aureus strain Israel breed Guangdong linkage group 6, ZZ_aureus, whole genome shotgun sequence:
- the LOC116327571 gene encoding uncharacterized protein LOC116327571 isoform X2, which yields MLFAQTQWTLMCFLLHITAVIGLQSRICALKGSSVDLPCSAQHATSNISWYTVHTKGSENVLTELSADGNNGTYGMAKDNNFTLTIKVLRERDAKSYCCKESTENPQSCLNNQTELHVSELQVKVIPGTEGQTVTLMCSSSCPLTEKPAAYIWYKNREFLYEDWSPWYRELLSSEEAVTYSCAVKGYEDLRAPEVSVDSVTKTCFSVTYTESSMCSQKLKSKDQFCSITYPTDLQVQMTFVRNFVILTCNTGCPVGDAHTAYKWYWNRKLYSDCERQDITIIKPKADFFSCAVKSNEDVLSHESCINNANCMAVNYVSRRICALEGSSVNITSQYLSHSVYKYKSWYKVKLGGEEDDCEVFEEATGRVKYYDSMKNEHTLRINDVKRNDSAEYSFRLANYIDHCNLPGVMLVVTGVKVTVSPSAVVTEGQRVTLTCSTSCPLTDNTNYIWYLNSRPVGHQTKHLILDPVSRENEGNYSCAVNSPQNISSAEKALTVKVVFLLYMKTRKKKTVTATAEQSDREQPGQRDQLYECVELKPAAQ from the exons ATGCTGTTTGCACAGACTCAGTGGACATTGATGTGTTTCCTCCTGCACATAAcag CGGTTATAGGGCTACAAAGCAGAATCTGTGCTTTAAAAGGTTCATCAGTGGATCTGCCGTGCTCCGCTCAACATGCCACCTCAAACATAAGCTGGTACACTGTACACACAAAAGGCTCCGAGAATGTCCTGACAGAGCTCTCTGCGGATGGAAACAATGGAACATACGGCATGGCGAAAGACAATAACTTTACTCTGACAATCAAAGttttgagagaaagagatgCAAAGTCTTACTGCTGCAAAGAAAGTACAGAGAACCCACAATCCTGCTTGAACAACCAAACTGAGCTCCATGTttcag AGCTGCAGGTAAAGGTGATTCCTGGCACAGAGGGACAGACAGTAACACtgatgtgcagcagcagctgtcctCTGACTGAAAAGCCTGCAGCCTACATCTGGTACAAGAACAGAGAGTTTCTCTATGAGGACTGGTCTCCCTGGTACAGAGAGCTGCTCAGCAGTGAGGAAGCAGTCACATACTCCTGTGCTGTCAAAGGCTACGAGGATCTCAGAGCCCCTGAAGTCTCCGTGG ATTCTGTAACTAAAACCTGTTTCAGTGTAACTTACACTGAAAGCAGCATGTGTTCTCAGAAGCTGAAATCAAAGGACCAGTTCTGCTCCATCACATATCCAACAG ATTTGCAGGTTCAAATGACTTTTGTCAGGAACTTTGTCATTCTGACCTGTAACACCGGCTGCCCTGTGGGTGATGCTCACACTGCATATAAGTGGTACTGGAACAGAAAGTTATACAGTGACTGCGAGCGTCAAGACATTACAATAATCAAACCCAAAGCAGACTTCTTCTCCTGCGCTGTAAAAAGCAATGAAGATGTGCTCTCTCATGAATCCT GCATCAACAATGCAAACTGCATGGCTGTGAATTACGTCAGCAGAAGAATCTGTGCCCTGGAAGGTTCCTCTGTGAACATTACAAGTCAATACTTGAGCCATTCCGTCTATAAGTATAAATCGTGGTATAAAGTAAAGCTTGGTGGTGAGGAGGATGACTGTGAGGTCTTTGAAGAAGCTACAGGCCGTGTGAAGTATTATGACAGCATGAAAAACGAGCATACACTGAGAATTAATGATGTGAAGAGGAATGACTCGGCTGAATACTCATTCAGACTTGCAAACTATATTGATCACTGTAATTTACCTGGAGTGATGTTAGTTGTCACAG GTGTGAAAGTGACCGTGAGTCCTTCTGCAGTGGTGACAGAGGGTCAGAGAGTCACACTGACCTGCAGTACCAGCTGTCCTCTGACTgacaacacaaactacatttggtACTTGAACAGTCGACCAGTCGGCCACCAAACTAAGCATCTGATCCTGGATCCAGTCAGCAGGGAGAATGAAGGGAACTATTCCTGTGCTGTGAATAGTCCTCAGAACATTAGCTCAGCTGAGAAGGCTCTCACCGTCAAAG TTGTATTTCTACTCTACATGAAAACAAG GAAGAAGAAAACTGTGACTGCTACTGCTGAACAAAGTGACAGGGAACAACCTGGACAG AGGGATCAGCTGTATGAGTGTGTTGAACTGAAGCCTGCTGCACAGTGA
- the LOC116327571 gene encoding uncharacterized protein LOC116327571 isoform X1, producing MLFAQTQWTLMCFLLHITAVIGLQSRICALKGSSVDLPCSAQHATSNISWYTVHTKGSENVLTELSADGNNGTYGMAKDNNFTLTIKVLRERDAKSYCCKESTENPQSCLNNQTELHVSELQVKVIPGTEGQTVTLMCSSSCPLTEKPAAYIWYKNREFLYEDWSPWYRELLSSEEAVTYSCAVKGYEDLRAPEVSVDSVTKTCFSVTYTESSMCSQKLKSKDQFCSITYPTDLQVQMTFVRNFVILTCNTGCPVGDAHTAYKWYWNRKLYSDCERQDITIIKPKADFFSCAVKSNEDVLSHESCINNANCMAVNYVSRRICALEGSSVNITSQYLSHSVYKYKSWYKVKLGGEEDDCEVFEEATGRVKYYDSMKNEHTLRINDVKRNDSAEYSFRLANYIDHCNLPGVMLVVTGVKVTVSPSAVVTEGQRVTLTCSTSCPLTDNTNYIWYLNSRPVGHQTKHLILDPVSRENEGNYSCAVNSPQNISSAEKALTVKALEKKVAGLNILKITLFSLIPAVVFLLYMKTRKKKTVTATAEQSDREQPGQRDQLYECVELKPAAQ from the exons ATGCTGTTTGCACAGACTCAGTGGACATTGATGTGTTTCCTCCTGCACATAAcag CGGTTATAGGGCTACAAAGCAGAATCTGTGCTTTAAAAGGTTCATCAGTGGATCTGCCGTGCTCCGCTCAACATGCCACCTCAAACATAAGCTGGTACACTGTACACACAAAAGGCTCCGAGAATGTCCTGACAGAGCTCTCTGCGGATGGAAACAATGGAACATACGGCATGGCGAAAGACAATAACTTTACTCTGACAATCAAAGttttgagagaaagagatgCAAAGTCTTACTGCTGCAAAGAAAGTACAGAGAACCCACAATCCTGCTTGAACAACCAAACTGAGCTCCATGTttcag AGCTGCAGGTAAAGGTGATTCCTGGCACAGAGGGACAGACAGTAACACtgatgtgcagcagcagctgtcctCTGACTGAAAAGCCTGCAGCCTACATCTGGTACAAGAACAGAGAGTTTCTCTATGAGGACTGGTCTCCCTGGTACAGAGAGCTGCTCAGCAGTGAGGAAGCAGTCACATACTCCTGTGCTGTCAAAGGCTACGAGGATCTCAGAGCCCCTGAAGTCTCCGTGG ATTCTGTAACTAAAACCTGTTTCAGTGTAACTTACACTGAAAGCAGCATGTGTTCTCAGAAGCTGAAATCAAAGGACCAGTTCTGCTCCATCACATATCCAACAG ATTTGCAGGTTCAAATGACTTTTGTCAGGAACTTTGTCATTCTGACCTGTAACACCGGCTGCCCTGTGGGTGATGCTCACACTGCATATAAGTGGTACTGGAACAGAAAGTTATACAGTGACTGCGAGCGTCAAGACATTACAATAATCAAACCCAAAGCAGACTTCTTCTCCTGCGCTGTAAAAAGCAATGAAGATGTGCTCTCTCATGAATCCT GCATCAACAATGCAAACTGCATGGCTGTGAATTACGTCAGCAGAAGAATCTGTGCCCTGGAAGGTTCCTCTGTGAACATTACAAGTCAATACTTGAGCCATTCCGTCTATAAGTATAAATCGTGGTATAAAGTAAAGCTTGGTGGTGAGGAGGATGACTGTGAGGTCTTTGAAGAAGCTACAGGCCGTGTGAAGTATTATGACAGCATGAAAAACGAGCATACACTGAGAATTAATGATGTGAAGAGGAATGACTCGGCTGAATACTCATTCAGACTTGCAAACTATATTGATCACTGTAATTTACCTGGAGTGATGTTAGTTGTCACAG GTGTGAAAGTGACCGTGAGTCCTTCTGCAGTGGTGACAGAGGGTCAGAGAGTCACACTGACCTGCAGTACCAGCTGTCCTCTGACTgacaacacaaactacatttggtACTTGAACAGTCGACCAGTCGGCCACCAAACTAAGCATCTGATCCTGGATCCAGTCAGCAGGGAGAATGAAGGGAACTATTCCTGTGCTGTGAATAGTCCTCAGAACATTAGCTCAGCTGAGAAGGCTCTCACCGTCAAAG CTCTAGAAAAAAAAGTAGCAGGGCTGAACATATTGAAAATTACTCTTTTCTCGCTGATCCCTGCAGTTGTATTTCTACTCTACATGAAAACAAG GAAGAAGAAAACTGTGACTGCTACTGCTGAACAAAGTGACAGGGAACAACCTGGACAG AGGGATCAGCTGTATGAGTGTGTTGAACTGAAGCCTGCTGCACAGTGA